The DNA region TTTGACACGCCCGGCCCCCTGGTGGTCACCTGCAGGAACTGCGTCTGCTGTTGAGCCAGCTGCGCCTTGGCCtgaccctgctgctgctgcgcggCTGCTACTGCTGCCTGCGTCTGCGCCTGCTGCTCCTGCgcctgttgttgctgttgttgttgttgttgttgttgttgttgttgttgttgctgggtCGGTTGCTGGGCGATGCTGATGGTCTGCGGCTGGCCCTGCTGCGGCGCGAACGCCGTCACCACCTGGCCCATGAACATGGTAGTGGGCACCATGACGCCGCAGGCCATCGGACCGGTCACCAGCTTTGTCAGCAGCTGAGGGCCCGCTGGAAACCTGAGGGatagaaagatgaagagagagggagaacagagaggagagaggggtacagagggggaggtagagagagagagagagagagagagagagaggagaggagagaaagacagaaggacagaaagagaaacaaagagagtgtgtgtaaggggaagacaagaaaaggaaagagagatggaggaaggagagaacaaggaagagagggagagttcaTGAGAAACAACACGGAAAAAAGACACCTCTTTGTAAAGCAGAAAGCTGCTTTCAATCAAGTGCCCATGTTGGAGAGCACACAAGCGGCTCAGAGACAGCTCTTTGTGAGAGCGCGGTGATCTCTGAGAGACCCCGTCATGTTGGCTTAgcatcactctctgtctcttggcCATGTGGGTTGGGACATCGATTGGAATGTCCACATCAGCCTTtggcacacactgtgtgtgtgcgtgtgtatgggcggcacagaagtgtgtgtgtgtgtctcttggcCATGTGGGTTTGGACATCGATGAAAACAACCACACTCAGCTCCCAGtggtaccgtgtgtgtgtgtgtgtgtgtgttctgcggTTCCGGTGGTTACCGGATCTGCCGGTCCTGGGAGAAGGTGGCGACGGCGGCACCGCTGGGGCTGTTGGTCTGCGCCAGGCTGGTGGAGATCTGCACCACGTTGGCCTGCGCCTGCTGCGACGGCTGCACCATCATCATGGTGTTGTAGAGGGAGGCCGGCAGGGCACCCTGCGGGGACTGCAGCTGGTGGGACGGCCGCTGCGGTTACACACcagagaacaaacacacacacacacacaggtcaacaCCGGAGAAGATCaccacatgacatgacatgagtcATCTCTGAATAACCCCAGTGTATGAAATGCCCTatacaaataaacagacaaGAGAACAATCACATGTGTCAACACCTGAGAAGATCATGACATCACCTGAATTATCTCTCAATTTATCAATGTTCCCTTTACATTCATTTAAGTACAAATAGTTAACAATAATTAAAGTGCACATGCATAACAGTATACTAACTGTTAGACTAACTACTAATTCTTGATTACATTTGATTCATTATATTCTTCGATACAGGGTGAAGACAAAACCGATATATACATGGACCAACAACCAAGATAAGCATTAGCAGCACAGGATCTGGGTCATAGCTGTTCTGTGGCGGGCTGCCTGTAGGGGGGCTCCTGGGGGCGGTGAGTGGCGTGTACCTGTGTGAGGGTGGCGCTCTGATCACGCAGGAGGTTCTGCGGCTGAGCCTgggcttgctgctgctgctgctgtggttgttgttgctgctgctgttgctgttgctgttgctgttgctgttgctgctgctgcttgttgttgctgtggttgttgttgctgttgtatgACGTGATGGGTGGCCGTGAGGCCGCCCTGGAGGCTGCCCGCTGGCACCACCTGGCCCTGCATGGTGAGAGTGCCTGCCTGCAAGGCTGTCCCCTGAGTCAACTGCACCGAGCCCAGGTTGAGCCCACTAGCACCAGGCTGGAGAAACATctaagagagggggagagagagagagaaaaacagaaagaaagaaagaaagaaagaaagaaagaaagaaagaaagaaagaaagagagagagagatggagagagagaaggagagagagggagagaggggaaataaGTATGCATAGTCTACCACAAACAGATTTTGCTGATGGTTGGATTAGTTTCATCCAGCCATATCATCAGACAGTAAGAAAATAATGTATTGGGTTCAACAAAGCAGCTCTGTTCTCTTTCATTAACGCCAAGGAGAGTGGGACGCTTAATAAGCTGGAACTGTTTACTCTAGGAACCAAGGTGATTTGAGGGAAAACACCTGCTAGCATATGTTTGAAGGGTAAATCACTACAGACTTGCAGGGGTGTGGGTTATGTATGCATTCCACAAGAACTATACGTACACTAGCGGTCAAAattccattatagacagaataccagctgagatcagttgcactgttttttaatcagggcagtaGTTTTTAGATTACATTATTTCCTTTCATAATAGCAAAAGGGTTCTCAACtgtgcaattatgtaagcacctAATGTAATCttaaaactgctgccctgattaaaaaaaaacaatgcaactgatctcaggtAGTATTCTGTCtttaatggagtggaatggaaatttctaagtgaccccaaacttttaacCGGTAGTGTATATAACTCTTGTGCGATGATGTATGAATAAGAGTTTCATGCAGTTGGTGTAATCAGTTGTGTGAGGGAAACCCTATAGCCTTACTTTACCAAAACATCAGAGATCATTAAAAGAGTGTAAGTAACTACTGCCTAATGAGGCATAAATATTCACAAGCGATAAAATTACCATTACCACTAATTTTCAGACAACAAGCTTGTATTGAAGAATCAATTAATTCCATTTCAGTGTCGTCTCTCAAAGGTTACCATTTACAGATTGAAATCattaatttataaaaaaaaaaaacagaggtaACGTTAGTGTTGAGCTTCTGGCCTCCTGTCAGTAGGGGGCAGCACTCACCTGCAGGCCCTGTCCCTGCACCCTTTGCAGCTCCTCCTGGATCTGGCGCAGCTCTTCCTGCTGCCGCTGGATGTTGGCCTCGATCATGCGTGTGCGCTGCTCCAGCTGGTCCTTCAGGTGCTGCATGGCGTCCAGCTGagtggtgaactgcagccacaTAGCCAATCACAAGAGCTCATTAGCATCACATGACCACTTTAGGCGGTGAAGTAGACAAGTTGAAAGGTCAAAGAGGTCAGCTGACGACAATAcaaatggtggtggtggtagtggtgggcATTGGAGGTTAGCTCAGGTCATAAGACACAGAAGAGTGGGCAATAACAGGGTCTTATGACCGGACCATAACAGTGTTGTTGAAAACATGTGACCCAGATATGGGATGTGTAACGTGAGCCCAGCTCTGACTTGAGAGGTCATGGAGTGAATAACACTGCTAGAAATACAACAGACTCAAAGGCTAGAGAGTTAGCCAGTCGCCAGCCACATCACCACAATAATAGAAAGCTGTGCTCTTGTCTTCCAAATGAGCGAGGCAAGAGGCACAATTTGTGCCTGACTCTCGAGGTGCACCTTGGAGTGGAAAACGGCTTCCTTCCCCTGACTGTCTGTAACCTGCCATTATTTTTGGCGCTCCACAGAAGAAGCCCCCCCGCTCCATGCTTACCTGCACAGTGGGCTGGAGCTGTTGCTgtggctgctgttgctgttgctgggaGACCATCGACGTGGCCATCGTCTGCGCCGTGTTTTGCGAGCTCATCGACTGTAATTGGAGACCAAAAAAAGAATATGATGGGTCTCAGACGCAGAACGAAAAACCTCACAAATGCAAATTAAAAATGGTGCATATAATAGCTTGTTATATTAGTTTGAGTCTATTATTCCTCTGAGCCACAAGAAGCGCTGTGTTTGAACCCTCGCCGACTTGCCCCAGGTCAGTATGTCTTAGTGGGAGACCAACATGTGCACTCTGGCCTGGTAGCAATTTCCTCTCTGGAGATGGCTGAGATACGATGAGACTCTGGGCCTGATTTATTATGTCCACATTTGCCAGCTCATTTATATTCATATACAGATGTTGGAACAGACTTAGTTGGGTTCAATGGCACATCTGGGATGCTGGGCTTTGTCCAAGATCAGAAGGTGAGTGAGGTGTTTTATCTTCATCCAATCGCGGAGCTAGATGTGCTAACTTCTTGTCCAATTGGAAATCTCCCACCCTGACACCATGGTGACGGTCACTGACCTGACTGCCAATGGAGGGGCGGCGTTCCATGGCGGAGACCGATTGCCGTGGCGGCGTACTGCGGTCCGTCTGCAACTTCGTCTGTGTGGCTGcgatgacaaaaaataaaataaaaatcacacacatttgaatCACAACGACCCAAAAGtggcagcttaatattttttaaagactACAGCACTAAGGactacacacaattacacactcaTTTCACAAAAAGAGTGagccatctcttcctctctccattaaATAGCTTTGTCTGATCTGGTGCCCTTGGATGACATCTGCTCACCTACCCTAGactgccattgtgtgtgtgtgtgtgtgtggtgtctgtgtctgtgaatgtgtgtatgtgtgatcatGTCAGCGATTAGACTAAGTTGACACATGACTTTGAGTGTGCACAGGCAGTGCAACTGGTTCTGAAAAGATCTCATTGATAATGAGAGACATTCTTTCATCACGTGCCACATGCACCGTGCCTCCTCACTCAAGAGATAACATAACGACAGCTGATCTGCTTGAAGGGGAGGTCTCAGAGAACACATGGCAGGACAAGGTGACCCTATGCAGGGGAACTATTGTGCAGATGAGCACCAAACCAAGTCAAAGACAACGGAGAGAATGTTGAACCCATaaaaaagtgtgagtgtgtgtgtgtgtgtgtgtgtgtgtgtgtgtgtgtgtgtgtgtgtgtgtgtgtgtgtgtatatgtgtgagaatACTGCCATGGCTGGTTGATACTGGAATTCTGTCCAACAAACAAAAAGCCTACATTGACCGTCAAGGCATGAATGAGCATGTTTTTTGCTTAAAGACCGCCATTGACGATTTCAAGCATGAATCTGCTAAACTATACATTGTCTTTCTTGACTTCAGAGATGCCTTCGGCACTTTGCCTCACAGAGTCATGATTGATGCATTGGAAGAGATACAGCTCCCTAAAATCTATGTGGATATAATATAAGATGTATACAGTGATTCCTTCTTACAAGTAATCTGTGGAAAAGACCTCACCAGACCAATACCACTTGAAGTAGGAATTAAAAACTGGCTGTCCATGGAGTGCTGTAAATTTCATTATTGCATTAAATACATGGCTAAAATGGCTCTGTGCACATGCCCCGTCCCAAGTCCTGCCACCTAACCCAGTCCAGGGCTATGCTGATGACGTGGCCATCGCATCCCGAGATGAAGGGGTGATTAACAACATGCTGTCATGCACTGATAGATTCCTTTCATGGTCTGGCCTACAAGTAAAACACAGCAAATGTGCAGTTTTTTTATGAGAAGTGGTGGCAATCGCTGGTATAGATCAAAAACTGACCAGCCCCCCTCTTTTCACATCCTAgaccagccaatcagagtgtACTCCAGACACGAGACCTATAACTACCTGGGCCATAAATTTAATATCGCTGGAGAATAGAATCAACAAGTGAATGACATGGCACATCAGTTTATGACCAGACTGGATCTCATCGACACAGCACCTCTGCATGTAACTTTTAAACTACAAGCAATACAAGACATTTTTGCAAATGTCCATATTCCACAGAAAGTACTGCGTGAAATCGACAACAAAACTGTAAATATGGTTAGGAAATGGCTGTGTCTTAATACACATTCCACCAGATGTTTTATCTTCCAGAAAAACAGGGCCGGGGGCTTGAGTTCAAACTGCATGTGGGagtatacatacaagacaaTCTCACCTCACCAACATGCTGAGTTGTGACGACACCAGCGTGAGGCAAATGGCCAGAGCATCCTTAATGCTGGATTTTAAGAGACGGAAAGTGCTACATGGATGCAGTGGGGAAGACAACTTCCTGGGCTTTAAAAGAAAGCCCAATGGAAAGCTTGATGGACAAGCACAGGGTTTTGGCGTGTCATCTGACTGGACCTAAACCTATGCCAGAGAACAGGCACTGAATTGAAGTGGACTTCCCATCTCCAACCTGTGGAGGTCTCTGATGCAGTTGTGGAGGATCCATCTGTTGTTGTGGAAGCCAGGCTGGACCATAACAGCATTGTTCACCTGCTCCAGCCTAGAACATCCAGGCAGACTCTCCTGTCTATTCAGAGAGCCCAAAATATGGAGTACTGGTCCAGTCTAAAGCTACAGGGAAAGTTGGCCAAACTGCCCTTTGCGGACCACTCTGCATCACACACCATCTATAGCAATGGCAACATCAGTGAGGAGATCCTTATTTTCTGTATAAAAGCACGTCTACAGGTTCTTCCCACCAAATACAACCTTTCACTGTGGTTTCCTTCCATCCATTCACCCCTCTGCATGCTGCATGACCCCCCTCAACACCTGGAGTCAGTAGCCCACATTATGAACAGTTGCACTTAAAGGACTGTATATTGCCAGACACAACAGACTTGTGGATCTCATTGCTGCTCAGATTCCCTGTGTGGCTGATGAAAAGCTCTATAAAAACACTACTGTACAGTCTGATTGGTTTAACTCACCTGCAAACACTTTTGTAGGAATACCAAATACACAAGAAATTGTTGTCATATCTCAGCATTCCAGAACAGTTAAGCTATTTGAAGTAGCATGTGCATTTGATCTGTTTATGGAGGACTCTTACCTTTCGTAAAATATCAATCATTAATATCCACCATCGAAAACCTTGGCTACAGATGCCAGCTTATTGTGCTAGTGTTTGGTAGTCTAGGGCAGgtgttcccaaacttttccacgacaaggccccccaaataccactaggttctggccaagccCCTTGATGTGACCCCCcctattaaacccatcgacaatactacggcaaatgtaaaaatacattaagctaatcctaataattattttagccacaagcacttcgcgatggagcatacagtgtgtaaaaattgtatttggggctttctgctatatgagagctatcactctactattattcccagtcattatcatgggaaatataatgttcagatatgcctcacattattataatggcattgtataacaaccctcatagtaataggtatattttaaattttccaaaagtatttattttttgcttttatttttccttccaacttgctgaggcccccctggcaccccctcgcggcccccactttgaaaaccactggtctAGGGCATGTACACAGGCTGGCGACCCGGGGACTTTGTATTGGGGGGCTATTGAAAACAAGAGCCAAACAGTTGGTAAAGTACTGCTCAATTTCAGCCATTATAGGAAGCATGTTTATTTGGAAAAGGAGATGTTTTCTGTACCCCTGAGATTGTATTGTCATACATAACAATGTGCTGATGTGGTTTAATCTGTTTCAACATTTGATTCCTAATGAAAATTTACTTGTAATGTGGaattgaataaagtatctaaacTGTGTATTCATGTGCAGGCGGAAGTGTGTTTTCTGTATTCATCATTGTCAAAAGCTGTGTTTCACATTTTATAAAACTGCTGAAACCTTTTTGCTAGAAATTTGGTTGTAAAGAATGAAGTCATGTTGTAAATCATGTGTACGTATACGACAGAGAAacagtgagtatgtgtgtgtgtgagtgtgtgtgtgtgtgtggttgtgtgtgtctcttacaGGTGGGATCGGAGACAGCCGTGTGCGTGGAGGACTTGCGTGAGGAGCGTGACGAGGCGGAGGGCGTGTGGCTGCAGTCGAAGCGCTCTAGCGCCTCCTTTAGACTGGAGGTGTTGAGCTGCGACTCCGAGCCCGAGTCATGATGACTCTGCtgcagggagagacagaggaagtgaGGAGggcggaggagaggaagagagggaggaagggagaaagggtgaagagagaaagacagggaggaagggaagagggagggagatgaagaCAGGAAATTGGACACAACCAAATGGCCAGTTCCAGCACGACTGAGTCACGCTCCATGTTGTGGCTCATTCCAACTGATAAGTCATGTGTCAAGAGAAAGTTTCCACAATGACAGGGTTGGGTGGGCACGAGGCAGAGGGAAAACAATGACTAGGCAGAGAAAAGGCCACTGGGTCAGTGGGGTAACGGTGACTgcaaaggagaagaggaaaagtactgaggtactgtgtgtgtgtgtgtgtgtgtgttgtgtgtgtgtgtgtgtaacaggggGTCAGGATGCTGATCTGTGGACTGTTCACCTTGTCTGCAGTGATCTCTGGGTGAGACTCCTCGAGACCCAGCTCTCGTCGCTGTTCCGCTCTCACCTCAGCATAactgagagagatggacagagagagagagagagagagagagagagagagagagagagagagagagagagagagagagaaaaatagagagggggcgggagagaaagggatagggGAGCGGGAAGAACTTTATTTAATCAGTGGAAATCACAGGGATCAACTTTGTTTTCCCAAAAAGCACAGCCACattgcacacaacacacaacacaatgaaCACCACTAAATCAGTCATTCACATTCGTAGATGGTGTCAGTATATTTAACACGTATGAGTCATTCAAGAAGAAAATGATATATCAGACCTAAAGTCTATGTgcgtgtaaaagtgtgtgtatggatgtctggatgtctggatgtgtgtgtgtgtgtgtgtgtgtgtgtgctcttcccTTACctgactactgtgtgtgtgcaaacaatgAACTCAGGTCTGGAATTCCACTGGTGGTAGGTGATGTAGTACTGTGTCTGCAGCCAGATCCACTGCTGACCTTTTGTCAAGAACCTGTAGTAGCACGACTTGCCTTTCCCATACTGCATCACTGCAAGAgggtggggtcagaggtcaggacAGCAGTCAGGTCAGGGGTCAAGTTAGGAAGGTTAAATCCTGAGATGCCATGGTGAAGCCAGTGAACTAATTACTGATTTAGCTTCCAAAACTAAACTGGGAAACagactcaaagacacacacgcacgcacacacgcacgcacgcacgcacgcacagtgtGTGATGACTAACTCACAGTGCTCGTGGCACTTGGCCAGCGTCTCCAAGTCGTCTACGTGGTAGTAGTCATACCCTGATGTGCCCAGCACCTCAAACGGCAGGTAGCCAATGATGGGCGGCGCCCTGAAAAGACACAACACAAAAGCAGACGTTTTAATTTGTTCCACTAATATTCCCAGTCTGCCTCTATCCTGCCCAACTGGTTTGCTCCATTTTTATTCATTAATCCTGCGTTTTGAAAACAGAAGAAAAGCACTGTGTATTGTCAGAGGTATTTAAGCTTGTGTTTATGCATAATCACAAGGACAAGTAGCCAGGGGCAAACATCACATTCACAATCAGTCTCTGATCATAAATAATGCATGGCATAATACGCCacccagccaatcagaagcgAGCATTCATTGTGACCATGGTTTAAATCATGAATAATGCAGATCATTGGGGCAAACCAGGACATGATGAGCATGGCCGTGGAGCAAGCTCCTCCTGAGAGACAGTCTGGTTGATGTAGATTCTGTTTGCTGTGGAGTGAGTGTGACTCACTATTTCCAGCTgaactgccgtgtgtgtgtgtgtgtgtgtgtgttttgtgcccCAAGCTCAGACTGATCCCAGCGCAGCATCCTCGGGGGagcgccaacacacacacacacacactcaggcagcaGCTCACGTTTAGAGCTGAACTTCAAGCAGTCGCAGAGAGAGTGGGCGCTAGCTGCCATTAGCCCACGCAGCCAGAGGCTACCtgtgagtgaagtgtgtgtgtatacacacaacGGGTCGGGAAAGACATTTTATTGAGACCACACCCTCCCCAAAGACACTCCTCACTCCAttagttttcacacacacacacacacacacacacacacacacacacacacacacacacagtagtatagtatatatactcccgtgagggaaatttggtttctgcatttaacccaatccgtgaattagtgaaacacacacagcacacagtgaacacacagtgagccgtggcccactggtcggggcttgaaccggcaaccctccggttacaagtccagagtgctaaccagtaggccacgactgccctccaagtaggccacgactgcccttacatacacacacctgtggtCAAGAAAGAGAAACTTCCACTCTAAGCTGTGTCGGGAGGTGAATTCCTCATTAGGCTCCTCCACCGTGCACATCTCCTGCAGGGCAGAGGAAGGaaaaaacacagaacacaaaagATAAAAATCAAAAACTACGTTCCCCAGCTCCAGCAAGAAAACAAAGGCAACTGCATTCCAGTCATTTCCATCTCCGACGCGGCCTCCTTCGCTCttgttttcttcctttctccacAGACACTGATAAATGAACAGTTGGCAAAACACTCAGCCTTGACTAGAACATCAATCAACAGCACGCCCACGCATACAGTATAAACAGACCTACGTCTCATTTACTGAGGACAAATACAGAAGTAGAAGAGCAGTCCAACTggattcaaacacacactcacacacacacgcacacgcacacaaatggaAAGTCAACCTACCTTGATGAACTGAGGCTTGGCTAACCGCACAGTTGCTATGAAACACACCCGATCATCAAATGCCGGTCGCAACGATCGCTGGATAACCCCCTCGAATCCATTACGTGTTGAGTTAGGCACTGGAGGAGACATAAGCAGGGGAGAGACAAAGAGGCAGAGTAAGGGTTTACCCTCTGCTTGTACACCCTATTTTGTACAATTAAGAGTGTTGTAAACAGACCATTACAGACACACTTCAGATGGCAGAGAGCTTTTTAATTAGCACTAGCTAGCAAGTCGAGTGACACAGAAACCATTTCAAGTGTtagaaggaaaaaaacaaaacgttTATGCAGTGGTAATTATATTGGAAACTGATTCCTGCAGTATTCATGtacaaaaagggagagagaaagtaattgaaagagagacaaagcgagagagagagagacaaagcaacagagtgagagaaagagacaaagtcGGTATGACTCAGCAAAGTTTCTCTCACCATTATTCAGGGACTTGAAGTTTCCGATGAACTTGACGTACTCATACACAGGCGGGTCCTTGGGGTCTATCGTACCCCGGAGCATGTGGCAACAGAACTCGAGCTGGTTTTTCGCTACAAACGAGGCCCAAGAGAAAAACACCACATCAGCCCGAGGAAACAAGATCACACACCCGCCCCTGAACAGGAACTCACAAAAATGCCCCAATAACTCCCCCAAAATAATAAACAACCCCCTCTCTAACTCTGGGACCAGGACCAGCCCTGATCTAGTACCAGGTTTGGGTCGGGTCTAATTGGAGACAGCTGCTGTCCGGGTCTCTGATTTCTCTCCTGGACAAAGAGGCACAAAGCTGCAAAGCAACGAGCACATCTCCAGTACAGGACCAGGTCATAAAAAACTCCCCCCATGAGTGTTTTCTTTTTAACAGAGCATCAATAAAAAGCACTTATGGAGAAGCCTTTGGGTGCAGACTCTTTCCAGTGGTCTTAACAGCCTACCACTGACCCACATGGTGTGCAGTACTAAAGCCAGCTGGCCAAAAGTGAATCATCTGAATCATCACATTTAACAGGAGCGTCATCAGCTGGTCAGTTCTTATGGATCACTCACTCAAAAGATGAACTTAATAATACCAAGACACGGCGAGGTGGCTTAAATAGATAGCTACATCAGATAGatggatgtagagagagagagagagagagagaggagtgataaAGTAATGGATAGAGTAATGTGCAGTGTTCAGTGCAGTGCTCACTCTTCAGGTAGTCAGGCGTGAGTGTCTCTCCTTCCAGGATGTTTGCGGACAGAGCCTTGTAGACGTCAGAGTGCTCCCCCAGAGGCAGGAAGTTCAACAGGTTCTGGTCCACCAGATccgactgaaagagagaggaaccCGCCTTTCAGAACTAtactatactcacacacacacagacacgcagaactatactactatacagaactatactatacacacacacacacacacacagacacacagacacagacacagacacagacacagactgccTCTCCAGCGGAGTTTCGATTACAGTTTTGCACAAAACAATTACTAAACCCTTTCTACTTGGCAGCGACAACATACAACAATTCTGGGCAGGCACGTCCACAATGACCATTATAAATGGTTGTATTTTATTAGTGCTTTGTGTATACACAACGTTGTCTTCACCTCGAACCAACTATAACAATTATTCTGTCTTCATCAGACCACACAAAACGTGAACGTCTTTGGAACGTGTATAGGGTCATGTGACTCATCTAAACGCAAAAAATGTGTTTCCATTTCCTTTTGCAAAgcatttttgcatgttttttcccccctaaaTTCTCACTTTTccattaatgtttttttttttcattctgcaATTTAGATGTGTGCATTTTCAGGGTTAATGGAAAcccgccttctctctctctctcttgcttgctcgctcactcactcacacacacccttttcaaTATCCAGTTTACCCAACTCTTCCATGGACCCTGGTGTTATGTGAAGTGCTCTCATGTTCTCTTTGTTCCATGTTCTGAGGCTAAACACACTCCTGCAAAGCCTCGGCCGTTACGTTATGTTTCCGGGCCTTACCTGCCTAACACATCATGCCACCGGTGTCTGACCTCACAGTCCTGGGCTCCAAAGATCTAATTATATACATGCCGACCTTGTGTCCTATGTTGTCAGACAGACTCCCATGAGCacacgtgcgtgcacacacacacacacacacacacacacacacagataatactCACAGGCAGATGTTCTAGTAGAGATGTAACACTTTCCGACACGTAGATGATGTTTCCGTCCGTCATGATTGCCAGAAAGAAGCCATCTAGTGCCTGTGGAGATGAGCAGGAGGAACACATTTAACGTCATATTtgcaataaaaatataaatacctCTAGGACAGGGGGGAGGGAGATCTCATTCTTCTTAAACATGATATTTAGGTCTTGTCATGTCAAGACTGAATTCCTCTTACAGGGCACAGCGGGCCGGTATCCCAAAGTTATGCCAGTAAGAGAATTAATTATTTGCAGCTTGCTTTGCAGTTTCATGCTCTCTAACAATTCAATTGTGCCAGAAACAGATGAATTCAAAGTCAATAGGGCCTATGGAAGCTCTGGTGGAAAGATTGATTCAACTTGtccagatattccccttcagtcCTCCTTAATGGTTTTGTCACAGTCTCATCTCAGTGTTCAACTGCTGTGGTTCCAATAGTTACAAATGTGTCCCAATGCTCTCTTTTGCAGCCTCT from Alosa alosa isolate M-15738 ecotype Scorff River chromosome 9, AALO_Geno_1.1, whole genome shotgun sequence includes:
- the clocka gene encoding LOW QUALITY PROTEIN: circadian locomoter output cycles protein kaput (The sequence of the model RefSeq protein was modified relative to this genomic sequence to represent the inferred CDS: inserted 1 base in 1 codon), translating into MTSSIDRDDSSIFDGLMEEDEKDKAKRVSRNKSEKKRRDQFNVLIKELGTMLPGNTRKMDKSTILQKSIDFLRKHKEIAAQSESSEIRQDWKPPFLSNEEFTQLMLEALDGFFLAIMTDGNIIYVSESVTSLLEHLPSDLVDQNLLNFLPLGEHSDVYKALSANILEGETLTPDYLKTKNQLEFCCHMLRGTIDPKDPPVYEYVKFIGNFKSLNNVPNSTRNGFEGVIQRSLRPAFDDRVCFIATVRLAKPQFIKEMCTVEEPNEEFTSRHSLEWKFLFLDHRAPPIIGYLPFEVLGTSGYDYYHVDDLETLAKCHEHLMQYGKGKSCYYRFLTKGQQWIWLQTQYYITYHQWNSRPEFIVCTHTVVSYAEVRAEQRRELGLEESHPEITADKSHHDSGSESQLNTSSLKEALERFDCSHTPSASSRSSRKSSTHTAVSDPTSTQTKLQTDRSTPPRQSVSAMERRPSIGSQSMSSQNTAQTMATSMVSQQQQQQPQQQLQPTVQFTTQLDAMQHLKDQLEQRTRMIEANIQRQQEELRQIQEELQRVQGQGLQMFLQPGASGLNLGSVQLTQGTALQAGTLTMQGQVVPAGSLQGGLTATHHQQQQQQQQQQQQQQQQPQQQQQQAQAQPQNLLRDQSATLTQRPSHQLQSPQGALPASLYNTMMMVQPSQQAQANVVQISTSLAQTNSPSGAAVATFSQDRQIRFPAGPQLLTKLVTGPMACGVMVPTTMFMGQVVTAFAPQQGQPQTISIAQQPTQQQQQQQQQQQQQQQQQAQEQQAQTQAAVAAAQQQQGQAKAQLAQQQTQFLQAPRLLHSNQSTQLILQAAFPLQQQGAFTTTQQLQQQQQQQQXQQQQQQQQQQQQQQQLQQQQLQQQQQQLQQQQSHRVDGMSDRSNAPTQ